Genomic window (Roseivirga sp. 4D4):
GCTGCAAGAAATGAAGATGATGGCCAATGAAAAAAAAGTGGCTAATCTTAATAATGACTTATTCATGTTCACTATGATTCATCTGATCGTTTCCCTTAAAAAAATCTAGGCTTGTGCGTGATCGGCTTACAATTTCGTCATTTGCTTCGACTATCTCTATACTTTGATTGACAGGGATATTTCGAAAGGCTTGTTTTGAATTTGCTACAGGCCAGGTGATCTCCAATAAATCAATTGATTGGGCATCTCCAAGACCAATTTCTAAAGCGTAACTGTTACCTCCAAAGCTTGCTCCATTTGATACTGTTCTATAAAGGTGCTGACCCTTAGAGGTAACCAAATGTACTCTGGCGCCTATGGCTTTCTTATTCGATATTGTACCTGTTAGATGAAGGTTGATCCAGGACTTATTTTCATTCGGATTGACCAACAACTGGTTTTGATAAATGTCTCCTTCGTGGGCCCCGCCCATGGTAATATAGATATCGTGATCGCCATCGTTATCCATGTCCCCCCAACTGATGCCATGGCCTTTTTGGATGTTTGAAAAACCTCCGGCAAAGCTTACCTCTTCGAAAAAGTTGCCTTCCACATTGCGGAACATCCTGTTTGGGATAATGCTCTCGAAATTCGGATCTCCGGTGCCAAAATAAAGATCGAGGTAGCCATCATTGTCCAAATCACCATAATTGAATCCCATACCATAAATGGATTTTAGGAACCCAGTAGTTTCTGTAACATCAGTGAATGATCCATCACCATTGTTTCTGTAAAGTTTTGGTAGGGCGGCTGTTGGCGAATTACCTTGTAGCTCAAAAGTGACTTCGTGTGCTAGTGGGTTATTGCTTGTAGTGTATGCCGATACAAACAAGTCATCAAAACCATCATTGTTATAATCCATTGAGCCAGTGGAGAAACTGACAAAGGGCTCTGTCAGATTTAAGGTCTTCGCTTGATCGGCAAACTTCAGGTTACCTTGGTTGATCATGAGCATATTATCTCCCCCCATGATTGAAATGTAAATATCGTCCAGACCATCATTGTTAGCATCTAAAGCCGTAACGCCTTTTATCAGCTCTTCAAATTCCAGCCCAGCCTCTGCTGCCAGGTTTTTGAAAGTCCCGTCCTTCTGGTTCACGTAAAACTCTGAGGCATGAACTTTTCCTCGAGCAGCTCGGCCGATAACCCCTTTTGCGGTGGTCTCATTTCCTATAAATACATCTACCCAGCCATCTTGATTAAAGTCTCTCCAAACCGCGGTTTGTGTAGGGTGAAATGAGAGCAAGCCAGCTTTTTCTGTAACATCCGTAAAGGTACCATCACCATTATTCTTGAGTAAAGAATTGGGGTGTTGACCCCACTGGCCAAACCACCCTCCCCTGAGGATGAATAGATCTACAAACCCATCATTATTGTAGTCGGTTTGCATACAGTTTAAGCCTCCAAACAGGCCAGATACACCTGAAGAAACAGTTTGATCAGAAAAGGTGCCATCACCATTGTTAAAGAATATCTTCAATTGATCCTTCTCGGTTACACCGCTTGACGAAGCGACTATATCAAGGAAACCATCATTGTTAAGGTCTTCTACGATGGATCCTCCTGAAATCCCTTTGGAAGCTATTCCAAGATTAGGAGCAAGGTCAACAAATGCCTTCAGGGTACTATTGTTATCCTCAAATGCATCAGGGGCGATCAGATACTCTGAAGGTACATTTTGTGGGTATTCTCCAATAGTTTGATAGCAAATATTTAATAGCCATACCAACTCAAGATCATCAGGATAATCGACTAGTAGGGGTTCGATAATATCAATGGCAGATTGGGAACCCAGCTTCAATTGGTGAACACCATTATCAGTGATGGGTAAAATACAGGAGGCCGATGTGTGATTGATAAGGCAGTTCTGCTGTTCTCCCAGGCGGATGTAGGACAAGGCTTCAAGCCTTTTGAAAAAGTAATTCCATTGTTGGTCAAGTTTTTGACCCGCGCCCGAGATTTCAGCATTGAATCGATCTACTTCTTCAATGGCTTTTTCCGTAAAACCACTGTTAAGGACTTCACGGATGTACCAATAGCTAAATGAAACGTACTCCTGAAAGTTATCTTTCTTGAATTGGCGCATGGAGTCTAAAACTGCAGCGCGCTTCTCGTTGAAATAGTAGGTGATTTCTGCAGGCTTGACTTGGCTATGCCGGGCAGCTAGCAAAGAAACCATGTATTCATTTTGCTCAACAGCGGTTTTAGTCTCCTCAGAATCACATGCTTGCATTAGGAATACTATCGACAATAGTACGACTAGTTGCTTTCCCCCCATGGGGTCAAATATAGCTAAAAAATCCACCGTGAATGTCTCTCAGAGGCCTTAAGTGAACCTTTTTGGGACGTGTTAGTCTGAATCATTCATTTCCAGCACCACTCTCCAGATAGTGCCTAGCAGCATCAGCGTAAAGCCGATCACGAGCATACCCGACCGAATGTTAAAATCTATGGGGTAGAAAAGTTTTAAAAGGAAAGCTAAAAGCACTAGAGATAGGCCTAAAAAAGCGATCCGTGTAACGATTTTGATCTTCATAGTCCAGAAGCCTTTCTTTTGATGAGCATAGGGAAAATTGCAGGTACACTTTTCTTGTAATCGATATAGGCCTGCCCAAATTTTTGGATCAATTTCTTCTCTTCCAGATGAATGCCAATAGGCAAGTAAATGGCCAATGCTAAAAGTGTGACAAAGCTCGAAAGCAATGGGTTGTATATGAAATACCCCAGAAAGATGAGAACAGTACCAGAATAGAGTGGATGTCTCACCTTTCGCTGTAGGCCGTCTATAACCAATTTTTGATCTTCTGGCTCGGTTTTAAAACCAAGAAAAACACCCGTGCTATATGCTCGAAAGGCTCTTTTGATAATGAAAATACCCAGGGTTGCCATCATCAGGCCAATATAGAAATGAGTGGGTGTCGGAACCATTAGTAGTGGGCTTGGAATAATAGCACCAACGAGTAAAACCAACCCAATAATCAATAGCGAAACTAAATTGTAAAGCAGGCGATAAGTCTTGGGTTTTAGTCCAATTCTTGCCTTGACTTTTGGCAATAGCAAAGCACTGTGGAGGGTGTAAAACACTGCCCAGCCCAAGAATAATATGCTATGATCAAGCCACATGGTCGCAATGATAAGGATATTTTTTATGTTTAATGGTCAGTAGCATTATGAATAGAATCGACCGCCTTACCGCCATTCTTATACAGCTTCAATCCAAGAAGGTTGTCACTGCCAAAGAGATCGCTGATCGATTTGAAATAAGCCTAAGAACAGTTTATCGTGATGTTCGTGCGCTTGAAGAAGCAGGCGTTCCTCTGGGTGCAGAAGCAGGCACTGGTTACTTTTTATTAGATGGCTACCACCTTCCTCCTGTGATGTTTTCGCAAGAAGAGGCCAACGCCCTGGTATTGGGAGCAAAACTTATCGAAGAACAAACAGATAGTTCGATCAAAAAGCATTTCAACGAGGCCATGTACAAAATCAAAAGCGTTTTGAAAAACGATGAAAAGGAAGGTTTAGAAAAACTAGAGTCTCAGATTAGAGTGGAAAGCATACCGAAACAACAGAGTGAAGATTTTCCGAATAATTTTCTGGCAACTATTCAGAATGCTTTGATAGAGCAACGGGTGCTGAGTTTCAAATACTTTTCAAACTATACCGGAGACTTTAATGATCGGCAAGTGGAACCTATTGGTTTGACGTACTATGGAGGCAATTGGCACTTGTTGGCTTATTGCAGGCTGCGAAAGGCAGCCAGAGACTTCAGGGTTGATCGCTTGGTGAAACTGACAATGCTCGATGAAAATTATGAGCTTAAGTCAGACCAGATCGATCGTTTCATGCAAGACTTGATGCGAGGCACGGAGTTGTCAGAAGTGGTGATTAACATTGAAAGATCAGTGG
Coding sequences:
- a CDS encoding CRTAC1 family protein encodes the protein MQACDSEETKTAVEQNEYMVSLLAARHSQVKPAEITYYFNEKRAAVLDSMRQFKKDNFQEYVSFSYWYIREVLNSGFTEKAIEEVDRFNAEISGAGQKLDQQWNYFFKRLEALSYIRLGEQQNCLINHTSASCILPITDNGVHQLKLGSQSAIDIIEPLLVDYPDDLELVWLLNICYQTIGEYPQNVPSEYLIAPDAFEDNNSTLKAFVDLAPNLGIASKGISGGSIVEDLNNDGFLDIVASSSGVTEKDQLKIFFNNGDGTFSDQTVSSGVSGLFGGLNCMQTDYNNDGFVDLFILRGGWFGQWGQHPNSLLKNNGDGTFTDVTEKAGLLSFHPTQTAVWRDFNQDGWVDVFIGNETTAKGVIGRAARGKVHASEFYVNQKDGTFKNLAAEAGLEFEELIKGVTALDANNDGLDDIYISIMGGDNMLMINQGNLKFADQAKTLNLTEPFVSFSTGSMDYNNDGFDDLFVSAYTTSNNPLAHEVTFELQGNSPTAALPKLYRNNGDGSFTDVTETTGFLKSIYGMGFNYGDLDNDGYLDLYFGTGDPNFESIIPNRMFRNVEGNFFEEVSFAGGFSNIQKGHGISWGDMDNDGDHDIYITMGGAHEGDIYQNQLLVNPNENKSWINLHLTGTISNKKAIGARVHLVTSKGQHLYRTVSNGASFGGNSYALEIGLGDAQSIDLLEITWPVANSKQAFRNIPVNQSIEIVEANDEIVSRSRTSLDFFKGNDQMNHSEHE
- a CDS encoding methyltransferase family protein — protein: MWLDHSILFLGWAVFYTLHSALLLPKVKARIGLKPKTYRLLYNLVSLLIIGLVLLVGAIIPSPLLMVPTPTHFYIGLMMATLGIFIIKRAFRAYSTGVFLGFKTEPEDQKLVIDGLQRKVRHPLYSGTVLIFLGYFIYNPLLSSFVTLLALAIYLPIGIHLEEKKLIQKFGQAYIDYKKSVPAIFPMLIKRKASGL
- a CDS encoding helix-turn-helix transcriptional regulator, giving the protein MNRIDRLTAILIQLQSKKVVTAKEIADRFEISLRTVYRDVRALEEAGVPLGAEAGTGYFLLDGYHLPPVMFSQEEANALVLGAKLIEEQTDSSIKKHFNEAMYKIKSVLKNDEKEGLEKLESQIRVESIPKQQSEDFPNNFLATIQNALIEQRVLSFKYFSNYTGDFNDRQVEPIGLTYYGGNWHLLAYCRLRKAARDFRVDRLVKLTMLDENYELKSDQIDRFMQDLMRGTELSEVVINIERSVAVLISNQKFYQGFVSEVEKEGRIEMKFLVPGLDYFSRWLVSLGDSVEILEPESLKSIMIERAEELAKHYKS